One stretch of Catenulispora sp. EB89 DNA includes these proteins:
- a CDS encoding ABC transporter substrate-binding protein, translating into MRRSKSSLLAVAVSIGLAASACSSTKHTTDSSGGSSTASSAGGSSTGAQTYKQGGTLTISNEQGQTWPCSFNPYNSTFNLESLGFIYEPLIYTNILQDAKETPMLASSYQWNADKTKITFTIRDGVKWSDGQPLTADDVAYTYNLMKQTPALDNYSLWSAAGLTDVTATGNQVSMTFKQNAQVYFYTFATLVGIIPKHIWSTGDAAAHPDTWTDPNPIGSGPYTVKCTPNNMEYTANPNFWQPGKPYVSKLEYPAYLDNGPANQDLASGKAQWGSQFITGIKSFYLSKSSDNHTWSPPVLNVAVIPNLDPSHKATSQLGVRQAIAYAIDKAKVSAIGEDGQQPPGNQTGVVTPTFDKYNDAAAIAAAGFDKPDMTKAAQALATAGYSPSNPLNLTIISIQGYTDWDASIAIIKDELKPLGINITESSLTNQTYYDKLYKGDFDLAYGSQPSAGPSPYTELRAWLHSANTAPIGQSASAGNFERYKNSAVDSLLDQYATASSADQQVSVIKQVTTHVLQDLPFIPVTESADWFQYNTKNFGGWPTADNPYAQPAAYNYPDNEQVLLHLYYKPAQ; encoded by the coding sequence ATGAGGCGCAGCAAGTCGTCACTGCTAGCGGTCGCCGTCTCCATAGGCCTGGCGGCCTCCGCGTGCTCCAGCACCAAGCACACCACGGACTCCAGCGGGGGCTCGTCCACGGCGTCCTCCGCCGGCGGCTCGTCCACGGGGGCCCAGACCTACAAGCAGGGCGGGACGCTCACCATCTCCAACGAGCAGGGCCAGACCTGGCCGTGTTCGTTCAACCCGTACAACTCGACGTTCAACCTGGAATCCCTCGGCTTCATCTACGAGCCGCTCATCTACACCAACATCCTGCAGGACGCCAAGGAGACGCCCATGCTGGCGTCCAGCTACCAGTGGAACGCGGACAAGACGAAGATCACCTTCACCATCCGGGACGGGGTGAAGTGGAGCGACGGCCAGCCGCTGACCGCCGACGACGTGGCGTACACGTACAACCTGATGAAGCAGACCCCGGCGCTGGACAACTACTCGCTGTGGTCCGCGGCCGGCCTGACCGACGTCACCGCCACCGGCAACCAGGTCTCGATGACCTTCAAGCAGAACGCGCAGGTGTACTTCTACACCTTCGCCACGCTGGTCGGGATCATCCCCAAGCACATCTGGTCCACCGGCGACGCCGCGGCGCACCCGGACACCTGGACCGACCCGAACCCGATCGGCTCGGGCCCGTACACGGTCAAGTGCACCCCCAACAACATGGAGTACACGGCCAACCCGAACTTCTGGCAGCCCGGCAAGCCCTACGTGTCCAAGCTGGAGTACCCGGCCTACCTGGACAACGGACCGGCGAACCAGGACCTGGCCAGCGGCAAGGCGCAGTGGGGCTCGCAGTTCATCACCGGCATCAAGTCCTTCTACCTGAGCAAGTCCTCGGACAACCACACCTGGTCCCCGCCGGTGCTCAACGTGGCGGTCATCCCGAACCTGGACCCCTCGCACAAGGCCACCAGCCAGCTGGGCGTCCGCCAGGCCATCGCCTACGCGATCGACAAGGCCAAGGTCTCGGCGATCGGTGAGGACGGCCAGCAGCCGCCCGGGAACCAGACCGGCGTGGTCACGCCGACCTTCGACAAGTACAACGACGCCGCGGCCATCGCCGCGGCCGGGTTCGACAAGCCGGACATGACGAAGGCCGCGCAGGCTCTGGCCACCGCCGGGTACAGCCCGAGCAACCCGCTGAACCTGACGATCATCTCGATCCAGGGCTACACCGACTGGGACGCCTCGATCGCGATCATCAAGGACGAGCTCAAGCCGCTGGGCATCAACATCACCGAGAGCTCGCTGACCAACCAGACGTACTACGACAAGCTCTACAAGGGCGACTTCGACCTGGCTTACGGCTCCCAGCCGTCCGCCGGCCCGTCCCCCTACACCGAGCTGCGCGCGTGGCTGCACTCGGCCAACACCGCGCCGATCGGCCAGAGCGCCTCGGCGGGCAACTTCGAGCGCTACAAGAACAGCGCGGTCGACAGCCTGCTCGACCAGTACGCCACCGCGAGCTCCGCGGACCAGCAGGTCTCGGTGATCAAGCAGGTGACCACGCACGTGCTCCAGGACCTGCCGTTCATCCCGGTGACCGAGTCCGCGGACTGGTTCCAGTACAACACCAAGAACTTCGGTGGCTGGCCGACCGCTGACAACCCGTACGCGCAGCCCGCGGCGTACAACTACCCGGACAACGAGCAGGTGCTGCTGCACCTGTACTACAAGCCGGCCCAGTAA
- a CDS encoding ROK family protein: protein MLPPVVLGIDFGGTKTAMAVAEPTPGPRLGASTVPTHAADGGRVSLGRGLRAARALLERVAPGREPLAVGVSTIGIPRESGVDLAPNIPGWADLALAKEIQAAFPASEIRVETDVKAATRVEAVEGALRDADPGLYLNLGTGLAVGIVTKGQVIAGRNGAAGEIGYNLRALADVGLAAGQRSILEDRVSGIALLARAREIQPDATGAKDLFAAASQDPRAAEILREFTEELAFHLVNLAIAVDPARIAVGGGMVRSWPVLYAPLRRALDAAVPFPPELVQAAFPFDAPLAGALTLARVAAREAVPVVADLAAETSTTSKAP from the coding sequence TTGCTTCCGCCCGTTGTGCTGGGAATCGACTTCGGCGGCACCAAGACCGCGATGGCGGTCGCCGAGCCCACGCCCGGCCCCCGCCTCGGGGCGTCCACCGTCCCGACCCACGCCGCCGACGGCGGCCGGGTCTCGCTCGGCCGGGGCCTGCGGGCCGCGCGGGCGCTGCTGGAACGGGTCGCGCCCGGGCGTGAGCCGCTCGCGGTCGGCGTGTCGACGATCGGGATCCCCAGGGAGTCCGGGGTCGACCTGGCGCCGAACATCCCCGGCTGGGCCGACCTGGCGCTGGCCAAGGAGATCCAGGCGGCCTTCCCGGCCTCCGAGATCCGGGTCGAGACCGACGTCAAGGCCGCCACCCGCGTCGAGGCCGTCGAAGGCGCGCTGAGGGATGCCGACCCCGGCCTGTACCTGAACCTGGGTACCGGCCTGGCCGTCGGCATCGTCACCAAGGGCCAGGTCATCGCCGGGCGCAACGGCGCCGCCGGGGAGATCGGCTACAACCTGCGCGCGCTCGCCGACGTCGGGCTGGCCGCCGGGCAGCGCTCGATCCTGGAGGACCGGGTGAGCGGCATCGCGCTGCTGGCCCGGGCCCGGGAGATCCAGCCGGACGCCACCGGCGCGAAGGACCTGTTCGCCGCGGCGAGCCAGGACCCGCGGGCCGCCGAGATCCTCCGGGAGTTCACCGAGGAGCTGGCGTTCCACCTGGTGAACCTGGCCATCGCCGTGGACCCGGCGCGCATCGCGGTCGGCGGCGGGATGGTCCGCTCCTGGCCGGTGCTGTACGCCCCGCTGCGCCGCGCGCTGGACGCCGCGGTGCCCTTCCCGCCGGAGCTGGTGCAGGCCGCGTTCCCGTTCGACGCGCCGCTGGCCGGCGCCCTGACCCTGGCCCGGGTCGCGGCCCGGGAGGCGGTCCCGGTCGTCGCCGACCTCGCGGCCGAAACCTCCACGACCTCAAAAGCCCCCTGA
- a CDS encoding DUF6745 domain-containing protein: MQSPATTEAPRPDLTADAIVAVAAATHETWRAIALSTESVDREVAEQTVRKLYVDARPDAAPPEIIWCRSPLEAARLVVEQADRLGAPARDRVRDLIWARGRAQLAERLGPREFGRVWQAACGELAPLMSTLITRIAAGVEEHVDAENTAERAALRVALTHAVHGPFDAAWLPLYEAAGMAEDLGRMARSAGWWWPFENAVVLTERPLALRLDDQDRLHHGDGPALAYSDGFALHSWRGTPLTPEFGQRLAATTPESIRAEENAELRRMMVEHYTPERFLKESGATPLQEDEAGKLWRVEMGSDEAIVMVEVVNSSPEPDGTFNVYFLRVPPDTRTAKAGVAWTFGLTEDEYQPLRQT; encoded by the coding sequence ATGCAGAGCCCTGCGACCACCGAGGCCCCGCGGCCCGACCTGACCGCCGACGCGATCGTCGCGGTCGCCGCCGCCACGCACGAGACCTGGCGCGCGATCGCCCTGTCCACCGAGAGCGTGGACCGAGAGGTCGCCGAGCAGACCGTTCGCAAGCTCTACGTCGACGCGCGGCCCGACGCCGCGCCGCCGGAGATCATCTGGTGCCGCTCGCCGCTGGAGGCCGCGCGGCTGGTCGTCGAGCAGGCCGACCGCCTCGGCGCCCCGGCGCGCGACCGGGTCAGGGACCTGATCTGGGCGCGGGGCCGGGCGCAGCTCGCCGAACGCCTCGGCCCGCGCGAGTTCGGCCGGGTCTGGCAGGCCGCCTGCGGCGAGCTCGCCCCGCTGATGAGCACCCTGATCACGCGCATCGCCGCCGGCGTCGAGGAGCACGTCGACGCCGAGAACACGGCGGAGCGCGCGGCCCTGCGCGTCGCCCTGACCCACGCGGTCCACGGCCCGTTCGACGCCGCCTGGCTCCCGCTCTACGAGGCCGCGGGCATGGCCGAGGACCTGGGCCGGATGGCCCGCTCGGCGGGCTGGTGGTGGCCGTTCGAGAACGCCGTCGTCCTCACCGAGCGCCCCCTGGCCCTGCGCCTGGACGACCAGGACCGCCTGCACCACGGCGACGGCCCGGCGCTGGCCTACTCCGACGGCTTCGCCCTGCACTCCTGGCGCGGCACCCCGCTGACCCCGGAGTTCGGGCAGCGCCTGGCCGCCACCACGCCGGAGTCGATCCGCGCGGAGGAGAACGCCGAGCTGCGCCGGATGATGGTCGAGCACTACACGCCCGAGCGCTTCCTGAAGGAGTCCGGCGCGACGCCGCTGCAGGAGGACGAAGCCGGCAAGCTCTGGCGCGTCGAGATGGGCTCCGACGAGGCCATCGTCATGGTCGAAGTGGTGAACTCCTCGCCGGAGCCGGACGGCACCTTCAACGTCTACTTCCTGCGTGTGCCGCCGGACACCCGTACCGCCAAGGCCGGCGTCGCCTGGACCTTCGGCCTCACCGAGGACGAGTACCAACCGCTCCGACAAACGTGA
- a CDS encoding STM4011 family radical SAM protein, protein MELSILYRGPLASCDYDCGYCPFAKRRDSPETLRADRAALERFVAWAGAQTEDRINVLFTPWGEGLTRSWYRHALVELSRLGHVGEVAIQTNLSSRTEWTADADPESLALWCTYHPDQVPYERFLARCRELRAGGVRFSVGIVGLPEHLAAARRLRADLPEDVYLWVNAAEGHTYTDDEAEPWAEIDPLFPVSRFPHPSQGHACRAGESVISVNGDGEVYRCHFVSRTDPTERLGNLYDDSYRKALGPRLCPLTQCDCHIGYVHMPELGLYNTFAGGVLSRIPAGAGAGAGVGVSSVTFVGAVGTRPR, encoded by the coding sequence ATGGAACTGTCGATTCTCTATCGCGGCCCGCTGGCCAGCTGCGACTACGACTGCGGCTACTGCCCCTTCGCCAAGCGCCGCGATTCGCCGGAGACGCTGCGCGCCGACCGCGCGGCGTTGGAGCGGTTCGTGGCGTGGGCGGGTGCGCAGACCGAGGACAGAATCAACGTCCTGTTCACGCCGTGGGGCGAAGGGCTGACGCGGAGCTGGTACCGGCACGCCCTGGTCGAGCTCAGCCGTCTCGGGCACGTCGGCGAAGTGGCGATCCAGACCAATCTGAGCTCGCGGACGGAGTGGACCGCCGACGCCGATCCGGAGTCGCTGGCGCTGTGGTGCACGTACCACCCGGACCAGGTCCCGTACGAGCGGTTCCTCGCGCGCTGCCGTGAGCTGCGGGCCGGCGGCGTGCGGTTCAGCGTGGGGATCGTCGGTCTGCCGGAGCACTTGGCGGCGGCTCGGCGTCTGCGCGCTGACCTGCCGGAGGACGTGTATCTGTGGGTCAACGCGGCCGAAGGCCACACCTACACCGATGATGAGGCCGAGCCCTGGGCCGAGATAGACCCGTTGTTCCCCGTCTCCCGCTTCCCGCATCCCTCGCAAGGGCACGCGTGCCGCGCGGGGGAGTCGGTCATCTCCGTCAACGGCGACGGCGAGGTCTACCGCTGCCACTTCGTGTCGCGGACCGATCCCACGGAGCGGCTCGGGAACCTGTACGACGACTCGTATCGCAAGGCTCTGGGTCCGCGACTCTGTCCCCTGACACAGTGCGACTGCCACATCGGCTATGTGCACATGCCGGAACTCGGTCTTTACAACACGTTCGCCGGCGGGGTCCTGTCCCGGATCCCCGCCGGTGCCGGTGCCGGTGCCGGTGTCGGTGTCTCGTCGGTCACGTTTGTCGGAGCGGTTGGTACTCGTCCTCGGTGA
- a CDS encoding STM4012 family radical SAM protein: protein MLDRPYESYVYAYPHKTAYRPLAPRPLLSDVWRDEARDALSFYTHVPFCEVRCGFCNLFTRTGAPETLTTAYLDALERQAIAVRAALDESGPAPRFANAAIGGGTPTYLNPDELSRLFDIAEKVMGVGLGAVPLSVEASPSTATPDRLTVLAERGTTRLSLGVQSFDDVEARSAVRPQKAADVFAALDAVRAADIPVLNIDLIYGIDGQTRESWRASLQTALRWTPEEIYLYPLYVRPLTGLGRMNAGADATWDAQRLDLYRCGRDLLLESGYEQVSMRMFRRLDAPVVEGGEDYACQTDGMIGLGCGARSYTGSLHYSFDYAVSASEVRGIIDEYVAAADFSRAQVGYRLDEEERARRFLIQSLLQADGMACGDADEHFGAELELLIARGFLEPAADGRLRLSAEGLAWSDSVGPMFFSEPVREAMRAYELK, encoded by the coding sequence ATGCTGGACCGTCCCTACGAGTCGTACGTGTACGCCTATCCGCACAAGACCGCGTATCGGCCGCTCGCGCCGAGGCCGCTGCTGTCCGACGTCTGGCGGGACGAGGCGCGCGACGCGTTGTCCTTTTATACGCACGTCCCGTTCTGCGAAGTCCGCTGCGGTTTCTGCAACCTGTTCACCCGGACCGGCGCGCCCGAAACGCTGACCACGGCGTACCTGGACGCCCTGGAACGCCAGGCGATCGCGGTCCGCGCGGCGCTGGACGAATCCGGTCCCGCGCCCCGCTTCGCCAACGCGGCGATCGGCGGCGGCACTCCGACGTATCTGAACCCTGACGAGCTCTCGCGGCTGTTCGATATCGCCGAGAAGGTGATGGGAGTCGGCCTCGGGGCCGTTCCGCTGTCGGTCGAGGCCTCGCCGTCCACCGCCACCCCGGACCGGCTGACGGTGCTCGCCGAGCGCGGGACCACGCGGCTCAGCCTCGGCGTGCAGAGCTTCGACGACGTCGAGGCCCGCTCGGCGGTGCGTCCGCAGAAGGCGGCCGACGTCTTCGCCGCCCTGGACGCCGTCCGAGCCGCGGACATCCCGGTCCTGAACATCGACCTGATCTACGGCATCGACGGCCAGACGCGCGAATCCTGGCGGGCTTCGCTTCAGACGGCGCTGCGCTGGACGCCGGAGGAGATCTACCTCTACCCGCTCTACGTCAGGCCACTGACAGGCCTCGGTCGGATGAACGCGGGTGCGGACGCGACGTGGGACGCGCAGCGGTTGGATCTCTATCGCTGTGGCCGTGACCTCCTGCTGGAGAGCGGTTATGAGCAGGTGTCCATGCGGATGTTCCGCCGCCTGGACGCGCCGGTCGTCGAAGGCGGCGAGGACTACGCGTGCCAGACGGACGGGATGATCGGGCTGGGCTGTGGCGCCCGGTCGTACACCGGTTCGCTGCACTACTCGTTCGACTACGCGGTGTCGGCGTCAGAGGTGCGCGGGATCATCGACGAGTACGTCGCCGCCGCCGACTTCAGCCGCGCGCAGGTCGGTTACCGGCTCGACGAGGAGGAGCGGGCTCGCAGGTTCCTGATCCAGTCACTGCTCCAAGCCGACGGCATGGCGTGCGGCGACGCGGACGAGCATTTCGGCGCGGAGCTGGAGCTGCTGATTGCCCGCGGCTTCCTGGAGCCCGCGGCGGACGGTCGGCTGCGGCTCAGCGCCGAGGGCCTGGCCTGGTCGGATTCCGTCGGGCCGATGTTCTTCTCCGAGCCGGTGCGCGAGGCGATGCGCGCCTATGAGCTGAAGTAG
- a CDS encoding STM4013/SEN3800 family hydrolase — translation MNAVVGTHDLLFVTLDTLRHDVAAEELAAGRLPNLARVLPQGWERRHTPGSFTFAAHSAFFAGFLPTPEAPGRHPRLFAARFGGSETTASDTWVFDEPDLVAGLRKAGYRTVCVGGVGFFNPESRLGQVLPGYFDEAHWSAATGVTDPDSFGNQVEVAARVVAAQPDDQPLFLFVNVPALHQPNWFYLDGATRESGDTRASHAAALRYIDTRIGRLFTLMAARRPCFTIVCSDHGTAYGEDGHVGHRIGHDVVWTVPYADFVLPKGYVG, via the coding sequence ATGAACGCCGTCGTCGGAACCCACGACCTCCTGTTCGTCACCCTCGACACCCTGCGCCACGACGTCGCCGCCGAAGAACTCGCCGCCGGCCGGCTGCCGAACCTGGCGCGCGTGCTCCCGCAAGGCTGGGAGCGACGGCACACGCCGGGCTCGTTCACCTTCGCCGCGCACTCCGCGTTCTTCGCCGGCTTCCTCCCGACGCCCGAAGCGCCGGGCCGCCATCCGCGCCTGTTCGCCGCGCGCTTCGGCGGCAGCGAGACCACGGCTTCGGACACCTGGGTCTTCGACGAGCCGGATCTGGTGGCCGGGCTGCGCAAGGCCGGGTACCGCACGGTCTGCGTCGGCGGAGTGGGCTTCTTCAACCCGGAGAGCCGGCTCGGGCAGGTGCTGCCGGGCTACTTCGACGAGGCGCACTGGTCGGCGGCGACCGGCGTGACCGATCCGGACTCGTTCGGGAACCAGGTCGAGGTCGCGGCGCGGGTGGTCGCGGCGCAGCCGGACGACCAGCCGCTGTTCCTGTTCGTGAACGTCCCGGCGCTGCACCAGCCGAACTGGTTCTACCTCGACGGAGCGACCAGGGAATCCGGCGACACCCGAGCTTCGCACGCAGCGGCTTTGCGTTACATAGACACGCGGATCGGCCGGCTGTTCACCCTGATGGCAGCACGCCGCCCCTGCTTCACCATCGTCTGCTCCGACCACGGCACCGCCTACGGCGAGGACGGCCACGTCGGGCACCGCATCGGCCACGACGTCGTCTGGACCGTGCCCTACGCCGATTTCGTGCTGCCGAAGGGATATGTGGGCTGA
- a CDS encoding STM4014 family protein, translated as MTGSGLGSRLGSGSPTVSHGSRGSGGVAGPHSPALPLRFAVVGNPDNRRVTLFTEAVRAEGLPEPRIVPWLDVLRGEASFRPGELVRVDSPGEDAEVTRLLRGSDQPVDMYRAEGTREWYQGFTTALAKLEHSIDDAGAARLFTAQGVATAFDKQATHTLLADAGVAVPPAAATDGSESAFIKIRHGSSASGVVALTVRGPRRRSVTSAELVRTATGVELYNSLKVRTYLRDADIDDVLAALAPDGLHAERWVRKVSIGGWDCDLRVVTVGGRATHAVVRTSASPMTNLHLGGRRGDLAAFQALVGEKRWPAILDLAESAAACFPGVHCLGIDVLPGADGLDFIGEVNAYGDLLPNLMGLPGTSGEGVGTYGAQVRSLIGRTTL; from the coding sequence ATGACGGGGTCGGGGCTGGGTTCGAGGCTTGGGTCGGGTTCGCCGACGGTCTCGCACGGTTCGCGCGGCTCCGGCGGCGTGGCCGGCCCGCACAGCCCGGCGCTCCCGTTGCGCTTCGCGGTCGTCGGCAATCCGGACAACCGCCGCGTGACGCTCTTCACGGAAGCCGTTCGCGCGGAGGGCTTGCCCGAGCCGCGCATCGTGCCGTGGCTCGACGTGCTGCGCGGCGAAGCCTCCTTCCGCCCCGGCGAGCTGGTCCGCGTCGACTCCCCGGGCGAGGACGCCGAGGTGACCCGGTTGCTGCGCGGCTCTGACCAACCGGTCGACATGTACCGCGCCGAGGGCACGCGTGAGTGGTATCAGGGTTTTACTACAGCCCTGGCGAAGCTGGAGCACAGTATCGACGACGCCGGCGCCGCGCGACTCTTCACCGCGCAGGGCGTCGCGACAGCCTTCGACAAGCAGGCCACACACACCCTCCTGGCCGACGCCGGCGTCGCCGTACCACCCGCCGCCGCGACCGACGGTTCGGAGTCGGCGTTCATCAAGATCCGGCACGGTTCCTCGGCATCCGGCGTCGTGGCGCTGACCGTGCGCGGTCCGAGGCGCCGCTCCGTGACCTCGGCCGAGCTGGTGCGCACCGCCACCGGTGTCGAGCTCTACAACTCGCTGAAGGTCCGCACCTACCTTCGGGACGCGGACATCGACGACGTCCTCGCCGCCCTGGCCCCCGACGGCCTGCACGCCGAGCGCTGGGTCCGCAAGGTGAGCATCGGCGGCTGGGACTGTGACCTGCGCGTCGTCACCGTCGGCGGCCGGGCCACGCACGCGGTCGTCCGCACCAGCGCCTCCCCGATGACCAACCTGCACCTCGGCGGCCGGCGCGGCGACCTGGCGGCGTTCCAGGCCCTGGTCGGGGAGAAGCGCTGGCCGGCGATCCTCGACCTCGCGGAGTCGGCGGCGGCCTGCTTCCCCGGCGTGCACTGCCTCGGGATCGACGTGCTCCCGGGCGCCGACGGGCTCGACTTCATCGGCGAGGTCAACGCCTACGGCGACCTGCTGCCGAACCTCATGGGACTTCCGGGCACCTCCGGGGAAGGCGTCGGCACGTACGGCGCCCAAGTACGTTCACTGATAGGCCGCACAACGCTATGA
- a CDS encoding STM4015 family protein, with protein MAFYHHLTEFAGRPVVDFPADPALPTPAAAADPGGVAWRLDCNKDGEYFDRDFPELLAAFLDRVPSTGVEALVTGQWLEWGEDDCTVADDLVAVAGRLPGLRALFVNDLVDEQSQPSWIYVPDLGPVLEAYPNLAELWVRGTPEGRARAEGPDPLIAPLKHSGLRTLVLQSGGLPGSTIRALAECDLPELTHLEIYLGDPLYGGDATLDDLAPLLEAGRFPRLRHLGLRNALIQDDIAAAVARAPVVAQLESLDLSLGTLGDAGAAALLAGQPLGHLRRLDLSHHYISPGMRTRVGRAWPGVEVDLSDAQGSGRRDRYIAVAE; from the coding sequence ATGGCCTTCTACCACCACCTGACCGAGTTCGCCGGCCGGCCGGTCGTCGACTTCCCCGCCGACCCCGCGCTGCCGACGCCGGCCGCGGCCGCCGATCCCGGCGGCGTGGCCTGGCGCCTGGACTGCAACAAGGACGGCGAGTACTTCGACCGGGACTTCCCCGAACTGCTCGCGGCGTTCCTGGACCGGGTGCCGAGCACCGGGGTCGAGGCGCTGGTCACCGGCCAGTGGCTGGAGTGGGGCGAGGACGACTGCACGGTCGCCGACGACCTGGTCGCGGTCGCCGGCCGGCTGCCGGGGCTGCGGGCGCTCTTCGTCAACGACCTGGTCGACGAGCAGAGCCAGCCCTCGTGGATCTACGTGCCGGACCTCGGCCCGGTGCTGGAGGCGTACCCGAACCTGGCCGAACTCTGGGTCCGCGGGACGCCGGAGGGCCGGGCGCGGGCCGAAGGCCCCGATCCGCTGATCGCGCCGCTGAAGCACTCGGGCCTGCGCACTCTGGTGCTCCAGTCCGGCGGTCTACCCGGGAGCACGATCCGCGCCCTGGCCGAATGCGACCTCCCCGAGCTGACGCACCTGGAGATTTACCTCGGCGACCCGCTCTACGGCGGCGACGCGACCCTCGACGACCTCGCCCCACTGCTCGAAGCTGGCCGCTTCCCCCGCCTGCGGCACCTGGGTCTGCGGAACGCGCTGATCCAGGACGACATCGCCGCCGCGGTGGCGCGGGCGCCGGTCGTGGCGCAGCTGGAGTCGCTGGATCTGTCGCTCGGCACGCTTGGCGACGCGGGCGCGGCGGCGCTGCTCGCCGGACAGCCGCTGGGGCACCTGCGGCGGCTGGACCTCAGCCACCACTACATCTCGCCGGGGATGCGGACGCGGGTGGGGCGGGCGTGGCCGGGGGTGGAGGTCGACCTGTCGGACGCGCAGGGGTCGGGCCGGCGCGATCGGTATATCGCGGTGGCGGAATGA
- a CDS encoding STM4015 family protein, whose translation MSFVEYLDEFGGLPVVAFAPHPDAPAPQDEAKSAWRIDCYYDDEFGDWDSDWFAFEEIWERFLARADTSKVTALTIGMWAEYLDAEAYYPVAEILAASAGRLPALRSLFLGDIFEGGDGGSDTAYIDHRDLTPILRAYPALEELWVRGRPHGDFAPHFEPLSHSSLRRLVFESGGLPVAAMRAVGECDFPALQHLEFYFGEPNYGGDATPADVEWLLGGGRFPNLTHLGLRDSVFQDAIAAEVAHAPIVSRLKTLDLSLGMLGDEGAAALLAGQPLGHLEKLDLHHHFVSEAMQDRLRTAWPGVDVDLSDALTDHTGHRYIAVAE comes from the coding sequence ATGTCGTTCGTAGAGTATCTGGACGAGTTCGGCGGGCTGCCGGTCGTTGCGTTCGCACCGCATCCGGACGCGCCGGCGCCGCAGGACGAGGCGAAGTCGGCGTGGCGGATCGACTGCTACTACGACGACGAGTTCGGGGACTGGGACTCGGACTGGTTCGCCTTCGAGGAGATCTGGGAGCGGTTCCTGGCCCGGGCCGACACGTCCAAGGTGACGGCGCTGACCATCGGGATGTGGGCCGAATACCTCGACGCGGAGGCCTACTACCCGGTGGCCGAGATCCTGGCGGCGAGCGCCGGACGGCTCCCGGCGCTGCGCTCGCTGTTCCTCGGCGACATCTTCGAAGGCGGCGACGGCGGTTCGGACACCGCGTACATCGATCACCGCGACCTCACCCCGATCCTGCGCGCGTATCCGGCGCTGGAGGAGTTGTGGGTGCGGGGCCGGCCGCACGGGGACTTCGCGCCGCATTTCGAGCCGCTGAGTCACAGCTCTCTGCGCCGGTTGGTCTTCGAGTCCGGTGGCCTGCCGGTGGCGGCGATGCGTGCGGTCGGCGAGTGCGATTTCCCGGCGTTGCAGCACCTGGAGTTCTACTTCGGGGAGCCCAACTACGGCGGCGACGCGACTCCCGCGGACGTCGAATGGCTGCTCGGCGGCGGGCGCTTCCCGAATCTGACGCATCTGGGCCTTCGGGACTCGGTGTTCCAGGACGCGATCGCGGCCGAGGTGGCTCACGCGCCGATCGTCTCCCGGCTGAAGACGCTGGACCTGTCCCTGGGCATGTTGGGCGACGAGGGCGCGGCGGCGCTGCTCGCCGGTCAGCCGCTGGGGCACCTCGAGAAGCTGGACCTGCACCACCATTTCGTCTCCGAGGCGATGCAAGACCGGCTGCGGACCGCGTGGCCGGGGGTCGACGTCGACCTTTCCGATGCCCTGACCGACCACACAGGACACCGCTACATAGCGGTGGCGGAGTGA
- a CDS encoding STM4015 family protein, with amino-acid sequence MGSAWRIERRGDDDGAPPLEFEEAFGRFLDTVDTTQVTELVFGRWCDEAFEDAFADDHHPARSLVAAADRFPALRKVFFGGIAGDDAKDIAEDIVYIEHGDLTSVLQAFPQLAELWVRGTPDLAQKPSRYFEPLRHTSLRRLVLQSGGLHPDVIRAISACDFPELRHLELYLGHPDWCGWTKPEDLAWLLAGEAFPKLDHLGLRNALIQDEIAAAVAHAPVVAGLRVLDLSLGALGDDGAVALLNGRPLGHLSVLDLHHHYVSEPVQDRLRAAWPGVDVDLSGCRTVDESGRRYVGIGA; translated from the coding sequence GTGGGATCCGCTTGGCGGATCGAGCGCCGCGGCGACGATGACGGCGCGCCGCCGCTCGAGTTCGAGGAGGCCTTCGGGCGCTTCCTCGACACAGTCGACACGACACAGGTGACAGAGCTGGTCTTCGGCCGCTGGTGTGACGAAGCCTTCGAGGACGCGTTCGCCGACGACCACCACCCGGCCCGGTCACTCGTCGCCGCGGCGGACCGGTTCCCGGCGCTGCGCAAGGTGTTCTTCGGCGGCATCGCCGGCGACGACGCCAAGGACATCGCCGAAGACATCGTGTACATCGAGCACGGCGACCTCACGTCGGTCCTGCAAGCGTTCCCGCAGCTGGCAGAGCTCTGGGTCCGCGGGACGCCGGACCTGGCGCAGAAGCCGTCCCGGTACTTCGAGCCGCTGCGGCACACCAGCCTGCGTCGGCTGGTACTCCAGTCCGGCGGGCTCCATCCCGACGTGATCCGGGCGATCAGCGCCTGCGACTTCCCGGAGCTGCGGCACCTGGAGCTGTACCTGGGACACCCCGACTGGTGCGGCTGGACGAAGCCGGAAGACCTCGCCTGGCTCCTGGCCGGAGAGGCTTTCCCGAAACTGGACCATCTGGGTCTGCGCAACGCGCTGATCCAGGACGAGATCGCGGCGGCCGTCGCGCACGCCCCGGTGGTGGCCGGGCTGCGGGTGCTGGACCTGTCGTTGGGCGCGCTCGGAGACGACGGCGCGGTGGCGTTGCTGAACGGTCGGCCGCTGGGGCACCTCAGCGTGCTGGACCTGCACCACCACTACGTCTCCGAGCCGGTGCAAGATCGGCTGCGCGCGGCGTGGCCGGGAGTGGACGTCGACCTGTCCGGGTGCCGGACGGTCGACGAATCGGGCCGCAGGTACGTGGGAATCGGAGCGTGA